A stretch of Gemmobacter fulvus DNA encodes these proteins:
- a CDS encoding pyruvate dehydrogenase complex E1 component subunit beta, which translates to MAIQVLMPALSPTMEEGTLAKWLVKEGDAVKSGQILAEIETDKATMEFEAVDEGIIGKLLVAEGTANVKVNTPIALLVEEGESADAPAAAAAAPAPAAAAAAAPAAAAPAPAAAKAPVEVVSKASPDWPEGTAMKTMTVREALREAMAEEMRANPTVFLMGEEVGEYQGAYKISQGLLDEFGAKRVIDTPITEHGFAGLAVGASWGGLNPIVEFMTFNFAMQAIDHLINSAAKTNYMSGGQMGAPIVFRGANGAAARVGAQHSHDYAAWYAQIPGLKVVMPYSAADAKGLLKQAIRDPNPVIFLENEILYGRSFEVPVLDDFTIPFGKARVWREGSDVTIVSFGIGMTYALEAADLLAKDGISAEVIDLRTLRPIDYDTVLASVMKTNRCVTVEEGFPVGSIGNHLSATIMERAFDYLDAPVINCTGKDVPMPYAANLEKLALVTTAEVVEAVKSVCYR; encoded by the coding sequence ATGGCAATTCAGGTTCTCATGCCCGCGCTTTCTCCGACGATGGAGGAAGGCACGCTGGCCAAATGGCTGGTGAAAGAGGGTGATGCGGTGAAATCCGGCCAGATTCTGGCCGAGATCGAGACCGACAAGGCGACGATGGAGTTTGAAGCGGTTGATGAAGGCATCATCGGCAAGCTTCTGGTCGCGGAAGGCACCGCGAATGTGAAGGTGAACACGCCGATCGCACTGCTGGTGGAAGAGGGCGAAAGCGCCGATGCACCTGCGGCAGCGGCGGCGGCGCCTGCCCCAGCAGCAGCAGCAGCTGCGGCCCCGGCGGCGGCGGCCCCCGCACCGGCGGCGGCAAAGGCCCCGGTCGAGGTTGTGTCGAAAGCATCGCCGGATTGGCCGGAAGGCACCGCGATGAAAACCATGACCGTGCGCGAGGCGCTGCGCGAGGCCATGGCCGAAGAGATGCGGGCAAACCCCACGGTTTTCCTGATGGGCGAGGAAGTCGGCGAATATCAGGGTGCCTACAAGATCAGCCAGGGCCTTCTGGACGAGTTCGGCGCCAAACGGGTGATCGACACGCCAATCACCGAACATGGCTTTGCCGGTTTGGCAGTGGGCGCGTCCTGGGGCGGCCTGAACCCGATTGTGGAGTTCATGACCTTCAACTTCGCCATGCAGGCGATTGACCACCTGATCAACTCGGCGGCGAAAACCAACTACATGTCGGGCGGCCAGATGGGCGCGCCGATCGTGTTCCGCGGGGCCAATGGCGCTGCCGCCCGCGTGGGCGCACAGCACAGCCATGATTACGCAGCGTGGTATGCGCAGATTCCGGGCCTGAAAGTGGTGATGCCCTATTCGGCAGCAGATGCGAAAGGCCTGCTGAAACAGGCGATCCGCGATCCGAACCCGGTGATCTTCCTGGAAAACGAGATCCTCTATGGTCGGTCGTTCGAAGTGCCGGTGCTGGATGATTTCACCATTCCCTTCGGCAAGGCCCGCGTCTGGCGCGAAGGCAGCGATGTGACCATCGTATCTTTCGGCATCGGCATGACCTATGCGCTGGAAGCGGCGGATCTGCTGGCGAAAGACGGGATTTCTGCCGAGGTGATCGACCTGCGCACCCTGCGCCCGATTGATTACGATACGGTTCTGGCCTCGGTGATGAAAACCAACCGCTGCGTGACCGTCGAGGAAGGTTTCCCCGTCGGCTCCATCGGCAACCACCTGTCCGCCACGATCATGGAGCGCGCCTTCGATTACCTCGATGCGCCGGTGATCAACTGCACGGGCAAGGATGTGCCGATGCCCTATGCGGCCAATCTTGAGAAACTCGCTCTGGTGACGACGGCGGAAGTTGTCGAAGCCGTCAAATCCGTCTGCTATCGCTGA
- a CDS encoding pyruvate dehydrogenase complex dihydrolipoamide acetyltransferase: MAVQVLMPALSPTMEEGTLAKWLIKEGDTVKSGQILAEIETDKATMEFEAVDEGVIGKLLIAEGTAGVKVNTPIALLLEDGESADAAVAAPAPAAAAAAPVASAPAPAAVAAAPAAAAPKAEGARVFASPLARRIAAEKGLDLSAVKGSGPHGRIVKADVEGTVAAPKVAAAAAPVTAPAAAPAPVAAAAAPTGPSTETVLKMYADRAFTEVPLDGMRRTIAARLTEAKQTIPHFYLRREVQLDTLMAFREQLNKSLEGRGVKLSVNDFIIKACALALQAVPAANAVWAGDRMLRLKPSDVAVAVAIDGGLFTPVLRDADKKSLSALSAEMKDLATRAKTKKLAPHEYQGGSFAISNLGMMGIENFDAVINPPHGSILAVGAGIKKPVVNKAGEVVVATMMSMTLSVDHRVIDGALGAEFLKAIIDNLENPMTMLA; the protein is encoded by the coding sequence ATGGCTGTTCAAGTTCTGATGCCCGCGCTCTCGCCCACGATGGAAGAGGGCACGCTGGCAAAATGGTTGATCAAGGAAGGGGATACGGTCAAATCAGGCCAGATCCTCGCCGAGATCGAAACCGACAAGGCAACGATGGAGTTCGAGGCCGTTGATGAAGGTGTGATCGGCAAGCTTCTGATCGCCGAGGGCACGGCGGGGGTGAAGGTCAACACACCCATCGCCCTGCTGCTGGAAGATGGCGAAAGCGCCGATGCGGCGGTGGCGGCTCCGGCCCCTGCGGCGGCAGCGGCGGCCCCGGTTGCTTCGGCCCCGGCCCCGGCGGCTGTTGCAGCGGCACCCGCTGCTGCGGCCCCCAAGGCCGAAGGCGCGCGTGTCTTCGCCTCGCCCCTCGCCCGGCGCATCGCGGCGGAAAAAGGGCTGGATCTCAGCGCGGTCAAAGGCTCCGGCCCGCATGGCCGCATTGTGAAGGCCGATGTGGAAGGCACTGTCGCAGCCCCGAAAGTGGCAGCAGCAGCGGCCCCGGTTACCGCCCCGGCGGCAGCCCCCGCCCCGGTGGCCGCCGCCGCGGCACCGACCGGCCCGTCGACCGAGACTGTGCTGAAAATGTATGCGGATCGGGCCTTTACCGAAGTGCCGCTGGACGGGATGCGCCGGACCATCGCGGCGCGGCTGACCGAGGCAAAACAGACCATCCCGCATTTCTATCTGCGCCGCGAAGTGCAGCTGGACACGTTGATGGCCTTCCGCGAACAACTGAACAAATCGCTGGAAGGGCGCGGCGTGAAGCTGTCGGTCAATGACTTCATCATCAAGGCCTGCGCGCTGGCGCTGCAAGCCGTGCCTGCGGCGAATGCCGTCTGGGCCGGGGACCGGATGCTGCGGCTGAAGCCTTCGGATGTGGCGGTGGCCGTGGCGATTGACGGTGGCCTGTTCACCCCGGTTCTGCGCGATGCCGACAAGAAGTCGCTGTCGGCGCTGTCGGCCGAGATGAAGGATCTGGCCACCCGCGCGAAAACCAAGAAGCTCGCCCCGCACGAATATCAGGGCGGCAGCTTCGCCATCTCGAACCTCGGCATGATGGGGATCGAGAATTTCGACGCCGTGATCAACCCGCCGCATGGGTCGATTCTGGCGGTTGGCGCGGGCATCAAGAAGCCGGTGGTCAATAAGGCGGGTGAGGTGGTCGTGGCCACGATGATGAGCATGACGCTTTCGGTGGATCACCGGGTCATCGACGGGGCCTTGGGGGCAGAATTCCTCAAGGCGATCATCGACAACCTTGAAAACCCGATGACCATGCTGGCCTGA
- the cysE gene encoding serine O-acetyltransferase: MPEVKQKVMPLDPVWSRVCDEAVAAIGVEPLLGGLVHSSLLHHPTMERAMAYRFSLKLASGEMSEQILREIADEAYQADPELGQSARADLMAVYDRDPACHRYLQPILFFKGYQAVQAYRIGHWLWTCGRIDLAYFVQMRVSEVFGVDIHPAARLGKGIMIDHAHSIVIGETAVVGDNVSMLHSVTLGGTGKEDGDRHPKIGDGVLIGAGAKVLGNIHIGHCSRIAAGSVVLQDVPPCTTVAGVPAKVVGEAGCPQPAVMMDQVIRGCD, translated from the coding sequence ATGCCCGAAGTCAAACAGAAGGTGATGCCACTTGATCCTGTCTGGTCGCGGGTCTGTGACGAGGCGGTTGCGGCCATTGGCGTTGAGCCTTTGCTGGGCGGTCTGGTCCATTCCAGCCTGCTGCATCATCCGACGATGGAACGCGCGATGGCCTATCGCTTTTCGCTGAAACTCGCCTCGGGCGAGATGAGCGAGCAGATCCTGCGCGAGATTGCCGACGAGGCCTATCAGGCCGATCCCGAACTGGGGCAATCGGCGCGGGCCGATCTGATGGCGGTCTATGACCGCGATCCCGCCTGCCACCGCTACCTGCAACCGATCCTGTTTTTCAAGGGATATCAGGCGGTTCAGGCATATCGGATCGGCCATTGGCTCTGGACCTGCGGCCGGATTGATCTGGCCTATTTCGTGCAGATGCGTGTGTCCGAGGTGTTCGGCGTCGACATCCATCCCGCAGCGCGGCTGGGCAAGGGCATCATGATCGACCACGCCCATTCCATCGTGATTGGCGAGACGGCGGTGGTCGGTGACAACGTGTCGATGCTGCATTCGGTGACGCTGGGCGGCACCGGCAAGGAGGATGGTGACCGCCATCCCAAGATCGGTGATGGCGTGCTGATCGGAGCTGGGGCGAAGGTGTTGGGCAATATCCATATCGGCCATTGCTCGCGAATCGCGGCGGGGTCGGTGGTTCTGCAAGACGTGCCGCCCTGCACCACCGTCGCGGGCGTTCCGGCCAAAGTGGTGGGGGAAGCGGGGTGTCCGCAGCCCGCCGTGATGATGGATCAGGTGATCCGCGGCTGCGACTGA
- a CDS encoding DUF7742 family protein, with protein sequence MRRILPGDLQAAARVVLAAPAAARPAVVDRMLQEAHFAHHYAKRFGRAHPVWGNGSLLARAAVLPQRQEPCWADPAYLDAIALTIQRLLHWYGRRDPA encoded by the coding sequence ATGCGGCGCATCCTGCCCGGAGATCTTCAGGCCGCCGCACGGGTGGTGCTGGCCGCCCCTGCGGCGGCACGCCCGGCTGTGGTCGACCGGATGCTGCAAGAGGCCCATTTTGCGCATCACTATGCCAAGCGCTTTGGCCGGGCCCATCCGGTCTGGGGCAATGGCAGCCTGCTGGCGCGGGCCGCCGTTCTGCCGCAGCGGCAAGAGCCGTGCTGGGCCGATCCGGCCTATCTGGACGCCATCGCCCTGACAATTCAGCGTCTGCTGCACTGGTATGGGCGCCGTGATCCGGCTTGA
- a CDS encoding GTA baseplate fiber-binding domain-containing protein: protein MLAAVAPGLWDRGAPLRVRMTAGQLSSASQAAVLNGANALAIGDPVMGVWEVFQFVTATLVGPSTYELSLRLRGQLGTDGVQPLEWPIGSQIVLLDRTLVPLELAPSARGLDRHYRVGLASRGYDDPAVVHRVRAFAGVGLRPYAPAHLRMQPEGDGLRFGWIRRTRIDGDSWEGADVPLGEEREQYLVRVMRDATILREITVSTPVWHYSAAMMAEDGAPDGIAIAVAQISTSFGHGPFRVLPIGL, encoded by the coding sequence GTGCTGGCAGCGGTGGCACCGGGCCTGTGGGACAGGGGGGCACCGCTGCGGGTGCGCATGACGGCAGGCCAGTTGTCCTCCGCCTCGCAGGCTGCGGTGCTGAATGGGGCGAATGCGCTGGCCATCGGTGATCCGGTGATGGGTGTCTGGGAAGTGTTCCAGTTTGTCACCGCCACGCTGGTCGGACCTTCCACCTACGAGCTGTCGCTGCGCCTGCGCGGCCAGTTGGGCACCGATGGCGTCCAGCCACTGGAATGGCCGATCGGCAGCCAGATCGTGCTGCTGGACAGAACCCTTGTGCCGCTTGAGCTTGCGCCCTCGGCGCGCGGGCTGGACCGGCACTATCGCGTGGGTCTTGCCTCGCGGGGCTATGATGATCCGGCGGTGGTGCATCGGGTGCGCGCCTTTGCCGGTGTCGGCCTTCGGCCCTATGCGCCCGCCCATCTGCGTATGCAGCCCGAAGGCGACGGCCTCCGCTTCGGCTGGATCCGCCGCACCCGGATCGACGGTGACAGTTGGGAAGGTGCGGATGTGCCACTGGGCGAGGAGCGCGAACAGTATCTGGTCCGCGTTATGCGCGATGCGACCATTCTGCGCGAGATCACGGTCTCGACCCCGGTCTGGCACTACAGCGCGGCGATGATGGCCGAGGATGGGGCGCCGGATGGCATAGCGATTGCCGTGGCGCAGATATCGACCAGCTTCGGGCATGGTCCGTTTCGTGTGCTGCCCATCGGGCTCTGA
- a CDS encoding baseplate megatron protein TIM-barrel domain-containing protein → MPLADWRDGESHADAAWGSLYNLDYLKANVAGGEGFDWYYDSAEAEILQRRKPIEDGAHGEPWVFRYKDIRSWWSELHHDRIGGVRSAVATAWVPGSKPVRFTEYGCAAIDKGANQPNKFLDPKSSESVLPKFSSGRRDDLMQMQYLRAMREYWSDARHNPASALYDGRMIDMARAHVWAWDARPFPAFPNTVSVWADGDNYARGHWLSGRASGQTLAAVVAELCDRAGLHSFDVSALHGVVRGYHISDLGTARAALQALMLAYGFEAVDRDGVLQFRMRDGQVTARITDDMLALSNELSGAFETSRTAEAEMAGRVLIGHIEAEGDFALRQAEAQFPGDAVPGVSQSDLPLVLTTAEGMSIAERWLAEARIARDTARFALPRSLCHLGAGDVVDHAGQRYRIDRVEQAEALLVDAVRTEAGIYRPSEYEEERIAPRSFIAPLPVYPVFLDLPLMTGDEAPHAPHIAVAAKPWPGRLRSGPPPRMRDMCSTSLLPPLPPSGGQRQCWQRWHRACGTGGHRCGCA, encoded by the coding sequence ATGCCGCTGGCCGATTGGCGCGATGGGGAAAGCCATGCCGATGCCGCATGGGGCAGCCTTTACAACCTCGACTATCTGAAGGCCAATGTGGCGGGCGGCGAAGGCTTCGACTGGTATTACGACAGTGCCGAGGCCGAAATCCTGCAACGCCGCAAACCCATCGAGGATGGTGCCCATGGCGAGCCCTGGGTGTTTCGTTACAAGGATATCCGGTCCTGGTGGTCGGAACTGCACCATGATCGGATTGGCGGGGTGCGCTCTGCTGTGGCGACCGCTTGGGTGCCCGGCTCCAAACCTGTGCGCTTTACCGAATATGGCTGTGCCGCCATCGACAAAGGCGCCAATCAGCCGAACAAGTTCCTCGATCCCAAATCGTCGGAATCGGTCTTGCCCAAGTTTTCCAGCGGGCGGCGCGATGATCTGATGCAGATGCAATATCTGCGGGCCATGCGGGAATATTGGAGTGATGCGCGCCACAACCCGGCCTCTGCCCTGTATGACGGGCGGATGATTGACATGGCGCGCGCGCATGTCTGGGCCTGGGATGCCCGGCCATTTCCGGCCTTTCCCAACACGGTTTCTGTCTGGGCCGATGGCGACAATTATGCCCGGGGGCACTGGCTGTCTGGCCGGGCGAGCGGTCAGACGCTGGCCGCAGTTGTGGCCGAGCTCTGCGACCGGGCCGGGCTGCACAGCTTTGATGTATCGGCCCTGCATGGGGTGGTGCGCGGCTATCACATCTCAGATCTCGGCACGGCGCGCGCGGCATTGCAGGCCTTGATGCTGGCCTATGGGTTCGAGGCGGTGGACCGTGACGGTGTTTTGCAGTTCAGGATGCGCGACGGGCAGGTTACGGCCCGGATCACCGATGACATGCTCGCTCTGTCCAACGAACTGAGCGGCGCGTTCGAGACCTCGCGGACTGCCGAGGCGGAAATGGCCGGGCGGGTGCTGATTGGCCATATCGAAGCCGAGGGCGATTTTGCGCTGCGGCAGGCCGAGGCGCAATTTCCCGGTGATGCCGTGCCGGGCGTATCGCAATCCGATCTGCCGCTGGTGCTGACCACCGCCGAGGGCATGTCGATTGCCGAACGCTGGCTGGCCGAAGCGCGGATCGCCCGCGACACGGCGCGGTTCGCGCTGCCGCGTTCGCTTTGCCATCTGGGGGCGGGCGATGTGGTTGATCATGCGGGCCAGCGTTATCGCATCGACAGGGTGGAGCAGGCCGAGGCTTTGCTGGTTGATGCGGTCCGCACCGAGGCGGGCATCTATCGCCCCAGCGAATATGAGGAAGAACGCATCGCCCCTCGCAGTTTCATTGCGCCGCTGCCGGTCTATCCGGTGTTTCTGGATCTGCCGTTGATGACCGGCGACGAAGCGCCCCATGCGCCGCATATCGCGGTTGCGGCAAAGCCCTGGCCCGGACGGTTGCGGTCTGGGCCGCCTCCGAGGATGCGGGATATGTGTTCAACAAGCTTGTTGCCGCCTCTGCCACCGTCGGGCGGACAGAGACAGTGCTGGCAGCGGTGGCACCGGGCCTGTGGGACAGGGGGGCACCGCTGCGGGTGCGCATGA
- a CDS encoding ParA family protein: MVAVLSLFNHKGGVSKTTTAFNLGWMLARKGKRVMLVDCDPQCNLTGMVLGLEDLETSDSIQGMDAGVPLNIKEGLVPAFESRPSPIVPVRLVSIPKNDNLFLLPGNIGLAEYEVTLGISQELSGSVVTLRNLPGAINHLLKMTAAENNIDIAIVDMSPSLGALNQNLLSISDFFIIPMHPDYFSNMAVKSLANVIPKWKSWADAAASTTALKDAAYPFPDVSTKFIGYVVQKYRPRAKAPSRAFQSWIDQLESNVRDTLLPVLSKSGLLLPQEIYAAANIDPSIPILQMPDFNSLIAFSQEHQVPIFELTPDQLKQVGKVLENTQGSQEDFLRLFDECADKVIAVLNAAGT, encoded by the coding sequence ATGGTGGCGGTTCTTAGCCTTTTCAACCACAAGGGCGGCGTAAGCAAAACGACCACAGCGTTTAATCTTGGATGGATGCTTGCCCGAAAGGGTAAGCGAGTGATGCTTGTCGATTGTGATCCGCAATGTAATTTGACGGGTATGGTTCTTGGCCTTGAGGATCTTGAGACAAGCGATAGCATACAAGGAATGGACGCAGGCGTTCCTCTCAATATTAAAGAGGGCTTGGTGCCTGCTTTTGAGTCGCGGCCCAGTCCTATTGTCCCTGTTCGCCTTGTCAGTATCCCCAAGAACGACAACCTATTTTTGCTACCGGGCAATATCGGTTTAGCTGAATATGAAGTCACACTTGGTATTTCGCAGGAGCTATCTGGGTCAGTTGTTACGCTTAGGAACTTGCCAGGAGCCATAAATCACCTTCTTAAAATGACTGCCGCTGAGAACAATATAGATATTGCTATTGTTGACATGAGTCCAAGCTTGGGTGCTCTAAATCAGAATTTGTTGTCTATTAGTGATTTCTTTATCATACCAATGCACCCTGATTATTTTTCCAATATGGCGGTCAAATCACTCGCAAATGTTATTCCCAAGTGGAAGTCTTGGGCTGATGCGGCTGCTAGTACGACAGCTCTTAAGGATGCCGCTTACCCCTTTCCAGACGTGAGCACTAAGTTCATCGGCTACGTCGTTCAGAAGTATCGGCCGAGAGCAAAGGCGCCATCACGAGCGTTTCAGTCTTGGATTGACCAGCTCGAAAGTAATGTGAGGGACACTCTTCTGCCCGTCCTTAGCAAATCTGGCTTATTGTTGCCTCAGGAAATTTATGCAGCGGCAAATATTGATCCATCTATTCCAATTCTGCAGATGCCCGACTTCAACTCACTTATTGCGTTTTCTCAAGAGCATCAAGTTCCAATTTTTGAACTAACTCCAGACCAACTAAAGCAGGTTGGCAAAGTTTTGGAAAACACCCAAGGTTCCCAAGAGGATTTTTTGCGTTTGTTCGATGAATGTGCTGACAAAGTGATTGCGGTGCTGAATGCAGCAGGCACTTGA
- a CDS encoding reverse transcriptase family protein: MSYPRNQSIFYKITSPQMLADRLRVTLDELNELCAATDNYKRWTDKKTGRPIQEPKPKLDKVHKRVALLLAKIDTPDYLHSAIRGRSYITNASGHSVDAGCVKIDVRKFYPSVRSQAVHHFFLDRMLCSGDVSGILTKLLTVDGHLPTGSSSSPILSYFAYEDMFDALAKLAATKGCVITVYVDDVVFTGIGATRGLLYAARKIFSSYRLHGHKTKLFRPGQPRIITGVAVTKEGMKLPNKRQKGIADDFANFDALPNGREKLFVARRLTGRLFEASQVDPTWRPKAEIMAAERDALQRYAN; this comes from the coding sequence ATGAGCTACCCCCGCAACCAGTCCATTTTCTACAAGATCACCAGTCCCCAAATGCTGGCGGACCGGTTGCGGGTAACGCTCGATGAGCTGAACGAGCTTTGCGCAGCAACGGACAACTACAAGAGATGGACCGACAAGAAAACCGGTCGGCCGATCCAAGAACCCAAGCCGAAGCTGGACAAGGTGCACAAGCGCGTAGCCTTGCTTCTGGCCAAAATTGACACCCCAGATTACCTGCATTCTGCAATCAGGGGGAGGTCATACATCACCAACGCTAGCGGGCATTCTGTGGATGCGGGCTGCGTGAAGATCGATGTGCGGAAGTTTTACCCCTCCGTCCGATCGCAGGCAGTCCACCACTTCTTTCTGGATCGAATGCTTTGCTCGGGAGACGTCTCTGGCATTCTGACCAAGTTGCTCACCGTAGATGGTCACTTGCCAACTGGCAGCAGCTCCAGCCCGATCCTTTCCTACTTTGCCTACGAGGACATGTTCGACGCTTTGGCCAAGCTGGCGGCCACAAAGGGTTGCGTGATTACTGTCTACGTTGATGATGTTGTGTTCACTGGCATAGGTGCGACCAGGGGGCTCCTGTATGCAGCAAGGAAGATCTTTTCGTCCTATCGGCTGCACGGTCACAAGACCAAGCTGTTCCGCCCTGGCCAGCCCAGGATCATCACAGGGGTTGCTGTCACCAAAGAAGGCATGAAGCTGCCGAACAAGCGGCAGAAGGGGATTGCAGATGACTTCGCAAACTTTGATGCCCTGCCAAATGGTCGCGAGAAGCTGTTCGTCGCAAGGCGGCTAACCGGGCGCCTGTTTGAGGCAAGCCAAGTCGATCCAACGTGGCGCCCCAAGGCTGAAATCATGGCCGCTGAACGGGATGCGCTGCAACGCTACGCCAACTAG
- a CDS encoding helix-turn-helix domain-containing protein — MLNKALRLVRVYHDLSQVDAAERLGLSKSYVSEIEKGDKNVSMATLQKYSDAFDIPMSSLLLFAEKVEGAGKAENVRVFVADKAVKMLDWVATISDYRGSER; from the coding sequence ATGCTGAACAAAGCCCTGCGCCTTGTGAGGGTCTATCATGACCTGTCACAGGTCGATGCCGCTGAGCGCTTGGGCCTTTCAAAATCCTACGTGTCTGAAATCGAGAAGGGCGACAAGAACGTCTCAATGGCCACGCTTCAGAAGTATTCCGACGCCTTCGACATTCCCATGTCCTCCTTGCTTTTGTTCGCCGAGAAGGTGGAAGGGGCGGGGAAGGCCGAAAATGTAAGGGTGTTCGTCGCCGACAAGGCAGTGAAGATGCTGGACTGGGTGGCGACAATTTCGGATTACAGAGGGTCTGAGCGATGA
- a CDS encoding ribbon-helix-helix domain-containing protein: MAQILMKKLNVALPDEMVDALTKHAEERGKTISDAVRDLLASALTIRPHRTIGEVAMEAIRAGATNQQTLAHVHKLFPDSNASAASIAWYRMTLRKEGEAVPTDREAKLAAKWP, encoded by the coding sequence ATGGCACAAATTCTCATGAAAAAGTTGAACGTGGCTCTTCCCGACGAGATGGTTGATGCGTTGACCAAGCACGCAGAGGAGCGTGGCAAGACGATCAGTGACGCCGTGCGGGACCTACTGGCCTCGGCGCTGACGATCCGCCCGCATCGGACAATCGGGGAAGTTGCGATGGAGGCCATCCGGGCCGGCGCGACCAACCAGCAGACCTTGGCCCACGTGCACAAGCTCTTTCCCGACAGCAACGCCTCTGCGGCATCGATCGCGTGGTATCGAATGACCTTGAGGAAGGAGGGGGAAGCCGTGCCCACCGATCGAGAGGCAAAGCTTGCGGCAAAGTGGCCCTGA
- a CDS encoding helix-turn-helix domain-containing protein produces the protein MGFEYPDHKWAELLRRVAAGQSVSDAAKAVGVARGSVYVRAQNNSAFRDQFDAVRNGLPIMRNHTVEMWLRDEKGELILDNRFEPIPITRRQFLRAASGGYRKPKL, from the coding sequence ATGGGCTTTGAATACCCTGACCACAAGTGGGCTGAATTGCTCCGTCGCGTTGCAGCAGGGCAGTCAGTCTCGGATGCAGCGAAGGCGGTAGGTGTGGCAAGGGGTTCGGTCTATGTGAGGGCCCAGAACAACTCTGCCTTCCGCGATCAGTTTGACGCCGTGAGGAATGGCTTGCCCATCATGCGCAATCACACAGTGGAAATGTGGTTGCGGGATGAAAAGGGTGAGCTGATCCTAGACAACAGGTTCGAGCCGATCCCCATCACCAGGCGCCAGTTTCTCAGGGCTGCATCTGGGGGCTATCGAAAGCCGAAGCTGTAA